The following coding sequences lie in one Haladaptatus sp. DJG-WS-42 genomic window:
- a CDS encoding helix-turn-helix domain-containing protein, whose translation MLSGIRATVEFASTETCPIATLSNEVDHPIYSRSTSISPLDSTHSVTEFLLEGEVPDLDPDIEPIFAYGPTRLYRYTHDRGVTCPCECLGLFGCPIERYFAHDGTFTIVFHATDFHHLQEVIADLRDRFPDIDIKRLVRSPTEGTAKDNVFVDRSRLTERQFEVLQTAYEMGYFSQPRGANATEIASTLGISQSTFAQHLAAAQSKVFDQLLERDG comes from the coding sequence ATGCTGTCGGGAATCCGCGCAACGGTCGAGTTTGCGTCAACCGAAACGTGTCCGATTGCCACCCTTTCGAACGAGGTCGACCACCCGATTTATTCACGGTCGACGTCAATCTCGCCGCTCGATTCGACCCACAGCGTCACCGAATTTTTGCTGGAAGGTGAGGTTCCAGACCTCGACCCGGACATCGAACCCATCTTTGCCTACGGTCCGACCCGACTCTACCGGTACACCCACGACCGCGGCGTCACCTGTCCCTGTGAGTGTCTCGGGCTCTTTGGCTGCCCAATCGAGCGCTATTTCGCCCACGACGGAACGTTCACCATCGTGTTTCACGCGACCGACTTTCACCACTTACAGGAAGTTATCGCCGACCTCCGCGACCGGTTTCCTGATATCGACATCAAACGGCTTGTTCGCTCACCGACCGAAGGGACGGCAAAAGACAACGTGTTCGTCGATAGAAGTCGATTGACTGAGAGGCAATTCGAAGTCCTCCAAACTGCCTACGAGATGGGCTATTTTTCCCAGCCACGAGGCGCAAACGCGACCGAAATTGCGTCGACGCTCGGCATCAGCCAGTCAACGTTTGCCCAACACCTCGCTGCCGCGCAATCGAAAGTGTTCGACCAGCTTCTCGAACGCGACGGGTAG
- a CDS encoding DUF5795 family protein, with product MADNRVVEGRMVTPKRLAALIEGADVMDAEPIRDADRACPDCGGNVLEVGYMPSVMEFVTGWKCQDCEWSDDDRDD from the coding sequence ATGGCTGATAATCGCGTCGTAGAGGGCCGCATGGTCACGCCCAAGCGACTCGCCGCGCTCATCGAAGGCGCTGATGTGATGGATGCAGAACCGATTCGAGACGCAGACCGTGCGTGTCCCGACTGTGGCGGCAACGTCCTCGAAGTCGGCTACATGCCCTCGGTGATGGAGTTCGTCACCGGGTGGAAGTGCCAAGACTGCGAGTGGAGCGACGACGACCGCGACGACTGA
- a CDS encoding helix-turn-helix domain-containing protein has translation MSTALSFAPGRSNGSTTVAQENVEPLLKALDDAACRAVLMATKDAALSAHEIAESCDLPVSTTYRKVNQLTDVGLLEERTRLSLSGNHTSEYVRAVENIVVSVSSDHGLELTISPCDAASVSASF, from the coding sequence ATGTCCACTGCACTCTCTTTCGCTCCCGGTCGCTCGAACGGATCCACCACCGTCGCCCAAGAGAACGTCGAACCACTGCTCAAGGCGCTTGATGACGCCGCGTGCCGGGCCGTCCTCATGGCAACGAAGGATGCGGCGCTCTCAGCCCACGAGATTGCAGAATCCTGTGACTTGCCCGTCTCGACGACCTACCGGAAGGTCAACCAACTCACCGATGTCGGCCTCCTCGAAGAACGAACGCGCCTGTCACTCTCGGGAAACCACACGAGCGAGTACGTGCGTGCGGTGGAGAACATCGTCGTCTCCGTGTCGAGCGACCACGGTCTCGAACTCACGATATCTCCATGCGACGCCGCGAGCGTTTCTGCGTCGTTCTGA
- a CDS encoding CopG family ribbon-helix-helix protein encodes MRTSFNIPDEVVAEFDRVWQEQEIENRSRAVREAMLEYIESHSRLEETSGEVVALVAFDYRHHEVIGELHAVQHEYQEVILNTSHTHQGEWCLEALFCRGPAGRVRRLIYQLRDFDGVRRVKAMVIREGVE; translated from the coding sequence ATGAGAACGAGTTTCAATATCCCCGATGAAGTCGTGGCGGAGTTCGACCGGGTGTGGCAAGAACAAGAAATCGAAAACAGGTCACGGGCAGTCAGAGAAGCGATGCTAGAATACATCGAGTCTCACTCTCGTCTCGAAGAAACGAGCGGTGAAGTTGTCGCTCTCGTTGCGTTCGATTATCGCCACCACGAGGTGATAGGGGAACTCCACGCTGTTCAACACGAGTATCAGGAGGTTATTCTCAATACAAGTCACACGCATCAAGGAGAGTGGTGTCTCGAAGCCCTGTTCTGTCGAGGGCCAGCCGGGCGAGTTCGCAGATTAATCTACCAACTCCGTGACTTTGATGGAGTGCGTCGGGTGAAGGCGATGGTCATTCGGGAGGGAGTGGAATAA
- a CDS encoding FAD-dependent oxidoreductase, translated as MMEPIVIVGGGIIGASIAYHLRDEARPVILYEKNTVGSGTSGESVAVFVWHQSTPDPLSHRLRERAWDIYDQLIRDGTLSFEQTGTLDVAFTDEAATTLREVATTLDSYGVSAEFLAPESLAVHGLEPAALSGALSTPDDGYLDPSEIIQHFLKEASSQGVTVETKTAVTGIQTTPDGVTGVETEAGFQPAHAVINAAGPWASTVNRMAGVALPLRHNLGPVVVLQKDTPFTLPFIEFEDGLYVRGEGDRQAFAGQFGASYEDATELQPDEARSVAHEFYLDTEARIEEAIPRLSGAELVTEWVGMRTLTPDGVPFVGETAVSGFYVACGMNGLGVTLAPAIGEVLAAQVTGGELDSGLKEYLSPGRVSETS; from the coding sequence ATGATGGAGCCGATCGTCATCGTCGGTGGGGGCATCATCGGAGCCAGCATCGCCTACCACCTCAGAGACGAAGCGCGGCCTGTGATTCTATACGAGAAGAACACCGTCGGCTCTGGAACGTCTGGCGAGTCGGTTGCAGTTTTCGTCTGGCACCAATCGACCCCCGACCCGCTGAGCCACCGACTCAGAGAGCGAGCGTGGGACATCTACGACCAGCTCATTCGAGACGGGACACTCAGTTTCGAGCAAACCGGCACGCTTGACGTTGCATTCACTGACGAAGCCGCTACAACGCTGCGAGAGGTCGCCACGACACTCGATTCGTACGGCGTTTCTGCCGAGTTCTTGGCCCCCGAATCGTTGGCGGTGCACGGACTCGAACCAGCGGCCCTCTCGGGCGCCCTCTCCACACCCGACGACGGCTATCTCGACCCTTCAGAGATTATCCAACACTTCCTCAAAGAAGCCAGTTCACAGGGCGTCACCGTCGAGACAAAGACTGCAGTCACTGGTATACAAACCACGCCGGATGGCGTGACCGGCGTCGAAACGGAAGCCGGGTTTCAACCAGCACACGCCGTGATAAACGCTGCTGGCCCGTGGGCATCCACAGTAAATCGAATGGCGGGAGTTGCGCTCCCGCTGCGGCACAATCTCGGGCCGGTCGTCGTCCTCCAGAAAGACACGCCGTTTACGCTCCCGTTCATCGAATTCGAAGACGGCCTCTACGTCCGGGGCGAAGGCGACAGGCAGGCGTTTGCTGGCCAGTTCGGCGCGAGCTACGAGGACGCAACCGAGCTGCAGCCAGACGAGGCACGTTCCGTCGCCCACGAGTTCTATCTGGACACAGAGGCCCGAATCGAGGAGGCGATTCCTCGACTCTCCGGGGCTGAACTCGTAACCGAGTGGGTTGGGATGCGAACGCTCACGCCCGACGGGGTGCCGTTCGTCGGTGAAACTGCCGTTTCGGGTTTCTACGTTGCGTGTGGCATGAACGGGCTCGGGGTGACGCTGGCACCGGCGATTGGGGAGGTGCTTGCGGCGCAGGTTACTGGTGGAGAGTTAGATTCGGGGCTTAAGGAATATCTCAGTCCGGGGCGGGTATCTGAGACAAGCTAA
- a CDS encoding pyridoxamine 5'-phosphate oxidase family protein yields MVLDQQTKMSEKETDALLSAHETAVLSLADDDTPYAIPISYGYDATNRRFFMRLVSTPESEKRRFLSSAPMVRIVVHDQDDSVYRSAVAVGTLKEISPAEVTVEHIVQYGNAKRPLFEIWGQTKDNLDIKLYELDPDDIGGRRVEIDQTADA; encoded by the coding sequence ATGGTGCTCGATCAGCAGACCAAAATGAGCGAGAAAGAGACCGACGCTCTTCTAAGCGCTCACGAAACAGCTGTTCTCTCTCTCGCAGACGATGACACGCCGTACGCCATCCCAATTTCGTATGGCTACGACGCCACCAATCGGCGATTTTTCATGCGTCTCGTCTCGACTCCCGAAAGCGAGAAGCGACGCTTTCTCTCTTCTGCACCGATGGTTCGCATCGTCGTCCACGACCAGGACGACTCGGTGTATCGCAGCGCGGTCGCTGTCGGCACACTCAAAGAGATCTCGCCAGCGGAGGTGACCGTCGAACACATCGTTCAGTACGGCAACGCAAAGCGCCCGCTGTTCGAAATCTGGGGACAGACGAAAGACAACCTCGATATCAAGCTGTACGAACTCGACCCAGACGACATCGGCGGTCGCCGAGTCGAAATCGACCAAACGGCTGACGCATAG
- a CDS encoding IucA/IucC family protein, with protein MSTNLETPVELDPAAIADHASMQAFLNCYLRETGAGVVESADAVPVETVADRVVRVSLDQQGLTLYAPFEYESPTGRHCFAGFFYEGENGTLPLDAHTLVALCVKELSLSRDGDPGELTHRATLSRRAIERFVRERDDDVTKPAATFSEAEQSLLFGHLMHPTPKSRQGMGDNPTFAPELRGSFQLHYARVVPELTEDYAALSHSASDWVKADLAATGYESLVDTDDVFVPLHPRQADYLERQPDVEEQVAAGTIEFLGPFGREFYPTTSVRTLYAPDAPFMVKTSLPVRITNSLRTNTREELPRGVAVADLLDTEVGDELNQTFPDFDIIRDPASLTVTFGEGESGFETVLRENPFPGDPERVTPLVALCQDAPSGATDSRLGRLIREIAARESRSTDAVSKEWFCEYLSRSVRPALWLYLEQGLGVEAHQQNSVLALDEAGYPDTFYYRDNQGYYLPESKQAAVESVLPDAAERLGTCCPDEVADERLRYYLILNNAFGLVNAFGCAGLCNERDLLSILREGLEHCRAFDHDDSSLLTDLLESPTLPCKANLLTRFHDMDELVGSLENQSVYTDIDNPLVVGE; from the coding sequence ATGAGCACCAACCTCGAAACGCCGGTTGAACTCGACCCGGCGGCGATTGCAGACCACGCTTCGATGCAGGCGTTCCTTAACTGTTACCTCCGTGAGACGGGCGCTGGCGTGGTTGAGTCAGCAGATGCCGTCCCGGTCGAAACCGTCGCAGACCGCGTTGTCCGTGTCTCGCTCGACCAGCAGGGACTCACGCTCTACGCACCCTTCGAGTACGAATCCCCGACAGGCCGACATTGCTTTGCAGGCTTTTTCTACGAGGGGGAAAACGGAACCCTTCCGCTCGACGCTCACACACTCGTCGCACTCTGCGTGAAAGAACTCTCGCTGTCCCGAGACGGTGACCCCGGCGAACTCACCCACCGTGCGACGCTCTCGCGGCGTGCCATCGAGCGATTCGTCCGTGAACGCGACGACGACGTGACGAAACCGGCGGCGACCTTCAGTGAGGCCGAACAGTCGCTGCTCTTTGGCCACCTCATGCATCCGACGCCGAAATCGCGTCAGGGAATGGGCGACAACCCCACCTTCGCGCCGGAGTTGCGCGGCTCGTTTCAACTGCACTATGCGCGGGTCGTCCCCGAACTGACCGAGGACTACGCTGCACTTTCTCACTCTGCAAGCGACTGGGTGAAAGCCGACTTGGCGGCAACCGGCTACGAATCGCTCGTGGACACGGACGACGTGTTCGTGCCACTCCATCCGCGGCAGGCAGATTATCTCGAACGGCAACCCGACGTCGAAGAACAGGTTGCTGCGGGAACCATAGAGTTCCTCGGCCCGTTCGGCCGCGAGTTCTACCCAACAACGTCAGTTCGGACGCTCTACGCGCCGGATGCGCCGTTCATGGTGAAAACTTCGCTGCCGGTTCGCATCACGAACTCACTGCGGACGAACACCCGCGAGGAACTTCCGCGTGGGGTTGCCGTCGCCGACCTACTCGACACGGAGGTCGGCGACGAGCTGAATCAGACGTTTCCCGATTTCGACATCATCAGAGACCCCGCCTCGCTCACGGTCACGTTCGGCGAGGGTGAATCCGGCTTCGAGACGGTGTTGCGAGAAAACCCATTCCCCGGCGACCCAGAGCGGGTGACGCCGCTCGTCGCGCTCTGTCAGGACGCGCCCTCGGGAGCCACAGATTCTCGGTTAGGACGACTCATCCGTGAGATTGCAGCGCGCGAGAGTCGCTCGACGGACGCCGTCTCAAAGGAGTGGTTCTGTGAGTATCTCAGCCGGTCTGTGCGCCCGGCGCTGTGGCTCTATCTCGAACAGGGGCTCGGTGTAGAAGCCCACCAGCAAAACTCGGTGCTCGCGCTTGACGAAGCCGGGTATCCTGACACCTTCTACTACCGCGACAATCAGGGCTACTACCTGCCCGAATCAAAGCAAGCGGCCGTCGAGTCGGTGCTTCCGGATGCCGCAGAACGCCTCGGAACCTGTTGCCCGGACGAGGTGGCAGACGAGCGCCTTCGCTACTATCTCATCCTCAACAACGCGTTCGGCCTTGTGAACGCCTTTGGCTGTGCGGGACTCTGTAACGAGCGCGACTTGCTCTCGATTCTCCGGGAAGGACTGGAGCACTGTCGGGCGTTCGACCATGATGACTCGTCGCTGCTGACTGACCTGCTCGAATCGCCAACGTTGCCGTGTAAAGCGAACCTCCTCACGCGATTCCACGACATGGACGAGCTCGTCGGGTCGCTCGAAAACCAGTCGGTGTACACCGACATCGACAACCCACTGGTGGTGGGAGAATGA
- a CDS encoding DUF5794 domain-containing protein, whose product MSSSQHPIALRLEQQVGGAAKLLVTVMALPLIDGIFPALVLAGALDSITGILEVGLLVFGGSATVAVILAEMDGNPREQAQTILLVGVPLIALAAAEAAFAPTIESVLNLATFERFAALVILAIAAKTASATIGEYLPRPGVIIGLGLLASLDVSGFELALSLNPDLIMRSAAAAGVGVAFALSIALLGPWLRGVVDIDRFRFGSAVALGMLPLSILHVPGVPSDAPIALAVLGIATILAFDPDNATIPKRTKTVPEDPEPMPEPTATHQQPVAAQAVTDGGDDEEDDSGAYGYPGEPDSRAPWL is encoded by the coding sequence ATGAGTAGCTCCCAACACCCAATCGCACTCCGCTTAGAGCAACAGGTAGGCGGCGCGGCGAAGCTTCTCGTCACGGTCATGGCGTTGCCACTTATCGATGGCATCTTTCCTGCGCTCGTTCTCGCTGGCGCACTCGACAGCATCACCGGCATCCTCGAAGTCGGCCTCCTCGTCTTCGGTGGCTCTGCGACCGTCGCGGTCATCCTCGCTGAAATGGACGGAAACCCGCGCGAACAGGCACAGACGATTCTGCTCGTCGGGGTTCCACTCATCGCACTCGCCGCCGCAGAGGCGGCGTTCGCCCCGACCATCGAAAGCGTGTTGAATCTCGCGACGTTCGAGCGCTTCGCCGCGCTCGTCATCCTCGCCATCGCGGCCAAAACCGCGAGCGCGACGATTGGCGAGTACCTGCCACGGCCCGGTGTCATCATCGGCCTCGGCCTGCTCGCAAGCCTCGACGTGTCCGGCTTCGAACTCGCCCTCTCGCTCAACCCAGACCTCATCATGCGGTCTGCGGCGGCCGCAGGCGTGGGCGTTGCGTTCGCACTCTCGATTGCGCTGCTCGGCCCATGGCTGCGCGGCGTGGTTGACATCGACCGCTTCCGCTTCGGCAGTGCGGTCGCCCTCGGGATGTTGCCCCTCTCCATCCTGCACGTCCCGGGCGTCCCAAGCGACGCACCAATCGCGCTCGCTGTCCTCGGCATCGCGACCATCCTCGCGTTCGACCCGGACAACGCGACGATTCCAAAGCGGACGAAGACGGTTCCAGAAGACCCAGAACCAATGCCTGAACCAACGGCAACCCACCAACAGCCCGTGGCCGCACAGGCGGTCACTGATGGCGGCGACGACGAAGAAGACGACTCGGGGGCCTACGGCTACCCCGGCGAACCCGACAGCCGCGCGCCGTGGCTCTGA
- a CDS encoding ferritin-like domain-containing protein: MTTNSPENDSVSAMQQAISAVNDRFTSRRDFITKGTAAGVVLLGMGGSAVGGAAGQEDDEEPTDVDVLNYALTLEHLEDAFYREGIEMFCSKDFKSCKTLNGFSDRVRTDVYDNIVDIGDHESTHTEVLTQVITDLGGDPVPELEYEFGFETAAEFLAIAQVLENTGVSAYDGAINRIETKELVTAGATIATVEARHASYLNLLNGADPFPAAFDEAKSQEAILEAAGGFIIQE; the protein is encoded by the coding sequence ATGACTACCAACTCGCCCGAAAACGATTCCGTGTCCGCGATGCAGCAAGCAATCTCCGCGGTGAACGACCGCTTTACCTCCCGGCGGGACTTCATCACGAAGGGAACGGCCGCCGGTGTGGTCTTACTCGGCATGGGTGGTAGCGCCGTTGGTGGTGCCGCAGGCCAGGAAGACGACGAAGAGCCAACCGACGTGGACGTTCTCAATTACGCCCTCACCCTGGAACACTTAGAAGACGCCTTCTATCGTGAAGGCATCGAGATGTTCTGCAGTAAGGATTTCAAAAGCTGCAAAACACTAAACGGCTTTAGCGACCGCGTCCGCACCGACGTGTATGACAATATCGTGGACATCGGCGACCACGAATCGACGCACACGGAGGTCCTCACGCAGGTCATCACCGACCTCGGTGGCGACCCCGTTCCCGAACTCGAATACGAATTCGGCTTCGAAACCGCAGCCGAGTTCCTCGCCATCGCCCAAGTGTTAGAAAACACTGGCGTGTCCGCCTACGACGGCGCAATCAACCGCATCGAGACTAAAGAACTGGTCACTGCTGGCGCAACCATCGCAACGGTGGAAGCTCGCCACGCCTCCTACCTGAACCTCTTAAACGGCGCAGACCCCTTCCCTGCTGCCTTCGACGAGGCGAAGTCCCAAGAGGCGATTCTCGAAGCCGCCGGTGGCTTCATCATCCAAGAGTAA
- a CDS encoding pyridoxal-dependent decarboxylase, translated as MNPDPKELFSHAAYRDAFRAAIDALPEFDGPYTGASYDELETQISNTDPLPESGAGLDAAYAEAKQVLADSVDVTDTACIAHLQCPPVAPAIAAEALVAATNQSLDSFDQAPAATVLEQRMVERLCSVFGFTEGDGVFTSGGTESNLQGLLLARDMALDARGNDPRQDGLAGAEEFRILCAEAAHFTAAQAARILGLGESAVVEVPTDETDRMSLDALDNILEGFEQSDETPIALVATAGTTDFGAIDPLAALADRAAMYDLWFHVDAAYGGALAFSERHEHKLTGIDRADSISVDFHKLLYQPLGCGAFLVKESESFEMLARDVAYLDPEGDGPPNLVAKSLRTSRRFDALKPYLTFRALGSDIIASFVDHTIALTAEAGDIVRMNPDLELAAEPQLTTVVFRHTGDTNPDALNETIRERLFDAGDAVLARTEVDGDVYLKFTLLNPKITRNDLETLFQYVCEAAVTPEVVA; from the coding sequence ATGAACCCCGACCCCAAAGAACTGTTCAGCCATGCGGCCTACCGCGACGCCTTCCGCGCCGCAATCGACGCGCTCCCCGAGTTCGACGGCCCATACACGGGTGCGTCCTACGATGAACTCGAAACACAAATCTCGAACACCGACCCGCTTCCCGAATCCGGAGCTGGTCTCGACGCTGCCTACGCCGAAGCAAAGCAGGTGCTCGCAGATTCCGTGGATGTGACCGACACGGCGTGCATCGCCCACCTTCAGTGTCCGCCGGTGGCCCCGGCAATCGCCGCAGAAGCACTCGTCGCCGCGACCAACCAGTCGCTCGATTCGTTCGACCAAGCGCCCGCCGCCACGGTGCTCGAACAGCGCATGGTCGAGCGTCTCTGTTCGGTGTTCGGCTTCACCGAGGGTGACGGTGTGTTCACGAGCGGTGGCACGGAATCGAACCTCCAAGGCCTGCTGCTCGCCCGCGACATGGCGCTTGACGCTCGCGGAAATGACCCTCGCCAAGACGGCCTCGCTGGGGCCGAAGAGTTCCGCATCCTGTGCGCTGAAGCCGCACACTTTACCGCCGCACAGGCCGCTCGCATCCTCGGACTGGGTGAATCGGCCGTGGTCGAAGTGCCGACCGACGAAACCGACCGAATGTCGCTCGACGCGCTCGATAATATCCTTGAAGGGTTCGAGCAATCCGACGAAACGCCAATTGCACTCGTCGCAACTGCGGGCACGACCGACTTCGGTGCAATCGACCCTCTCGCCGCACTCGCGGACCGAGCAGCCATGTACGACCTCTGGTTTCACGTCGATGCGGCCTACGGCGGCGCACTCGCCTTCTCGGAACGCCACGAGCACAAACTCACTGGCATCGACCGTGCCGATTCGATTTCCGTCGATTTCCACAAGCTGCTCTACCAACCGCTCGGCTGTGGCGCATTCCTCGTCAAGGAATCCGAGTCCTTCGAGATGCTCGCCCGCGACGTGGCCTACCTTGACCCGGAGGGCGACGGCCCGCCGAACCTCGTCGCAAAATCACTTCGCACGAGCCGCCGATTCGACGCGCTGAAGCCGTATCTGACGTTCCGCGCGCTTGGCAGTGACATTATCGCGTCGTTCGTTGACCACACTATCGCGCTGACCGCGGAGGCGGGCGACATCGTCCGGATGAACCCCGACCTCGAACTCGCCGCGGAACCACAGCTCACGACGGTCGTGTTCCGCCACACTGGAGACACAAATCCTGATGCACTGAACGAAACCATCCGCGAGCGGCTCTTTGACGCCGGGGATGCCGTCCTCGCGCGAACAGAGGTGGACGGCGATGTGTACCTCAAGTTCACCCTGCTCAACCCGAAAATCACTCGGAACGACCTCGAAACGCTGTTCCAGTACGTCTGTGAGGCTGCCGTAACGCCGGAGGTGGTCGCATGA
- a CDS encoding diaminobutyrate--2-oxoglutarate transaminase: MTYADSPNSALLGQQQRRESNARTYPRSLKFAIKRAHGTVIEDMDGNEYLDCLAGAGALALGHNHPVVTEAIEAHLARDSPMHTLDVTTPAKERFVDALYDSLPPEFASRAKVQFCSPAGTDAIEAAMKLVKTATGNEGMLSFQGGYHGMTQAALSLTGDRGAKDDIGGLLPYVHHLPFPANYRPPFGLGSEAEWRANADYLENLLEDPKSGLTAPAGMVLEVVQGEAGSRPAPHEWVREVRRLTREHDIPLVVDEIQTGLGRTGSMFAFEQADITPDVVTLSKAIGGGLPIAVVLYDESLDQWEPGAHAGTFRGNQLAMAAGAATIDYILENDLDDHAARMGARLRDALSDLLCYDCVGDVRGRGLMLGVEFVTPDESKGPHPPDGNLAATVQQACLDRGLVIETGGHNSATARFLPPLIVTREQVDEMAARFTEAVHAVVDGQEAAA, encoded by the coding sequence ATGACCTACGCCGACAGCCCCAACTCCGCGCTGTTGGGCCAGCAACAACGGCGCGAATCGAACGCCCGTACGTATCCGCGCTCGCTCAAGTTCGCCATCAAGCGGGCGCACGGAACCGTCATCGAAGACATGGACGGAAACGAGTATCTCGACTGTCTCGCCGGGGCAGGGGCGCTGGCGCTCGGGCACAACCATCCCGTCGTGACTGAGGCCATCGAAGCCCACCTCGCCCGCGACAGCCCGATGCACACCCTCGACGTGACCACTCCCGCGAAAGAGCGGTTCGTAGACGCCCTCTACGACAGTCTGCCACCAGAATTCGCCTCCCGCGCCAAAGTCCAGTTTTGTAGCCCAGCCGGAACCGACGCCATCGAAGCCGCAATGAAACTCGTCAAAACGGCAACCGGCAACGAGGGAATGCTCTCGTTCCAAGGTGGCTACCACGGGATGACTCAGGCCGCGCTCTCGCTCACCGGCGACCGGGGCGCAAAAGACGACATCGGCGGATTGCTGCCCTACGTTCATCACCTTCCGTTCCCCGCGAACTACCGCCCACCGTTTGGCCTCGGCAGCGAAGCCGAGTGGCGTGCAAACGCCGACTATCTCGAAAACTTGCTCGAAGACCCGAAATCGGGACTCACGGCACCTGCGGGCATGGTGCTTGAAGTCGTCCAAGGCGAGGCCGGGTCGCGGCCCGCGCCCCACGAATGGGTGCGCGAGGTCAGGCGGCTCACCCGTGAACACGACATCCCACTCGTCGTCGACGAAATCCAGACCGGGCTTGGCCGTACGGGGTCGATGTTCGCCTTCGAGCAGGCAGACATCACCCCCGACGTGGTGACGCTCTCGAAGGCAATTGGCGGCGGCCTCCCTATCGCCGTCGTCCTCTACGACGAATCGCTCGACCAGTGGGAACCCGGTGCGCACGCCGGAACCTTCCGCGGGAACCAACTCGCCATGGCCGCCGGAGCAGCGACCATCGACTACATCCTTGAAAATGACCTCGACGACCACGCCGCTCGCATGGGGGCTCGACTCCGCGACGCACTCAGCGACCTGCTTTGCTACGACTGCGTCGGTGACGTTCGCGGCCGCGGCCTGATGCTTGGCGTTGAGTTCGTCACGCCCGACGAGTCAAAAGGGCCACATCCGCCAGACGGCAACCTTGCCGCCACCGTCCAGCAGGCGTGTCTCGACCGTGGCCTCGTCATCGAGACCGGCGGCCATAACTCCGCGACCGCCCGCTTCCTCCCGCCGCTCATTGTCACCCGCGAACAGGTCGACGAGATGGCCGCACGGTTCACCGAAGCCGTCCACGCGGTCGTCGACGGACAGGAGGCCGCAGCATGA